In one window of Leptospira sp. GIMC2001 DNA:
- a CDS encoding HDOD domain-containing protein, translating to MKTLLELSGDLSQNQSVSIRFTAFEPMHEEIILTLLGQTLAEYHLNYLENIVATVLNELINNSSKANLKRVYFQRETMNIHNSDDYERLINTFKEEAVVKIKEFKNILEKESMYVEFGLDIEQKGIRLHVSNNVEMTEEEKLRASERIQNASNLSTMAEAFEIFGSDEEGAGLGIVLNIQLLKNAGIAANNFIIESKNGITRSELFIPFSIRRPESLEKIHNRVMEEVTVMPVFSQDIQALLSYIQSNDYKKEKVIEFLERDPGLTAEILREANIFSEKKIQFDSLSVAIESLGQDGVYQAIAASSTRKILENRYNDFKLFWDISRKCAYYARQLGIILSPTVSLERLYLAGMFHNLGKLIIYSLHPELVQSISNTTLEEIHMGVSNAQVGAMVAEKWGYSVELVSLIKNYPRPLSSPIEIRLEAGILHISEYLIKKEKEREKFIYLDVNCLPLLGIKDKTQLELIHQDLINQFQSLNDLEIQA from the coding sequence ATGAAGACATTGTTGGAACTATCTGGGGATTTATCTCAAAATCAATCGGTTTCCATCCGCTTCACGGCATTTGAACCTATGCACGAAGAGATTATTCTCACTCTACTTGGCCAAACCTTAGCCGAATACCATCTAAACTATCTCGAAAATATTGTAGCTACAGTTCTAAATGAACTCATCAACAATTCATCTAAGGCAAATCTAAAGAGAGTCTATTTCCAACGAGAAACGATGAATATCCATAATAGCGACGACTACGAAAGGTTGATCAATACATTTAAGGAAGAGGCAGTCGTCAAAATCAAGGAATTCAAAAATATCTTAGAAAAAGAAAGTATGTATGTTGAATTCGGATTGGATATCGAGCAAAAAGGAATTCGCCTTCATGTATCCAATAATGTTGAGATGACAGAGGAAGAGAAACTCAGAGCAAGCGAGAGAATTCAAAATGCTTCCAATCTAAGTACAATGGCTGAAGCATTTGAGATATTTGGAAGTGATGAAGAAGGTGCTGGCTTGGGTATAGTTTTGAATATTCAATTATTGAAAAATGCTGGAATTGCCGCGAATAATTTTATTATTGAATCCAAAAATGGAATCACACGGTCGGAATTATTTATACCTTTTTCGATCCGCCGACCAGAAAGTCTAGAGAAGATCCACAATCGTGTCATGGAAGAAGTAACGGTTATGCCAGTTTTTTCTCAGGACATTCAAGCCTTATTATCATATATTCAAAGTAATGATTATAAAAAGGAAAAAGTTATAGAATTTTTGGAACGAGATCCTGGTCTTACAGCTGAGATTCTGAGAGAAGCGAATATTTTTTCTGAGAAGAAAATTCAATTCGATTCATTATCAGTAGCAATTGAATCTCTTGGACAAGATGGTGTTTATCAAGCGATTGCTGCATCATCAACTCGAAAAATTTTAGAAAATAGATATAATGATTTTAAATTATTCTGGGATATCTCAAGAAAATGCGCTTATTATGCAAGACAACTCGGAATTATATTGAGTCCGACTGTTTCTCTGGAACGTTTGTATTTGGCTGGAATGTTTCATAATCTAGGTAAATTAATTATTTATTCTTTGCATCCAGAACTTGTTCAATCCATATCTAACACGACTTTAGAAGAAATTCACATGGGTGTATCGAATGCACAAGTTGGGGCAATGGTCGCTGAGAAGTGGGGATACTCTGTTGAGTTGGTATCCTTAATTAAGAATTATCCTCGTCCACTCTCTAGCCCCATTGAAATTCGTTTAGAAGCTGGAATTCTACATATAAGTGAATATCTAATTAAGAAGGAAAAAGAGCGAGAGAAGTTTATCTACTTGGATGTGAATTGTCTACCGCTGCTAGGTATCAAAGATAAAACTCAGTTGGAATTGATTCACCAAGATTTGATAAACCAATTCCAATCTTTGAACGACTTAGAGATACAAGCTTAA
- a CDS encoding TonB-dependent receptor family protein: MKRLQFITIILFSVISYSIFAQPTNNQTTAPSEDSKTSKDGNLENSSKEKTSDNEGKESAVEESSSEVEDSEENKKWSRTEIQVIGNKKGDLKRIPGSATIVGKEFLDQNRPTDATEVMRRIPGSSIRYQDPAGLTLNLGFRGISSEVSRKVLVLEDGVPVSLNPYGEPEMYYVPSIERMERIEVVKGSGSILFGPSTIGGVVNFVTRRPPIEPTLTSTTIGGENGYFSQYLAYGGTFGNTGFDISVLRKQGDGFRDHQSFFVNEVNLKTITQLNEKHAFTTKIGMHQQEANITYIGQTTAQFWNNPKFNAAEQDVREIERYQTVLGHEYTISDKARVVTKFYANQTKRNWARQNYSRNVRLGERKPSDTVAEYDSEPYGDRVGDTVWMRGANAFRNRRYRSLGLETKLELDFDLLSMNHQIDMGARYHYDYAEAQLLTGPLTPDYAIWPNNDLSRTPTLISSPYSLAKSGELRDDEVRQAKALAVFIQDRIGITDRFAIIPGVRHETISQTRLIRRRRANFNPDTFAVSGNTVAQIDREGKNQTSVVIPGFGTTYDITRDFTWFAGVHKGFAPARYESAISPDGEDIALKPETSWNYESGVRGKLTKYYQVQLTGYMLDFNDQIINSSAAGGNFGSRPVNAGRSIHKGVEVDMVFDFGKFNGIKWDIPFEVIYSRNEAKSNQYTYNLKALLDGNLDPRQQVDTNGNMLPYVSRDVVSISLGTKAPNGFYVRGEWQYFSKQYHDLENTNTFYGYDRYAAASSDIARTGTYLGYASDANGLNGVIPAHELVHISIGLQKETWSIFLVAKNILDRKYISSRLPEGIQPGPFRQVNLGLSLYL, translated from the coding sequence ATGAAAAGACTACAATTTATTACTATCATACTTTTTTCGGTGATATCCTATTCGATTTTCGCTCAACCAACCAACAATCAAACGACTGCGCCTTCGGAAGATTCTAAAACCAGCAAAGATGGAAATTTAGAAAATTCATCAAAAGAAAAAACTTCAGATAATGAAGGAAAAGAATCTGCAGTTGAAGAAAGTTCCAGTGAAGTCGAGGACTCGGAAGAAAATAAAAAATGGTCTCGAACTGAGATACAGGTGATCGGCAACAAAAAGGGAGATCTCAAAAGAATACCTGGATCGGCAACAATTGTTGGTAAAGAATTTCTTGATCAGAATCGACCCACTGATGCAACAGAAGTTATGCGAAGAATTCCAGGCTCTTCGATCCGATACCAAGATCCAGCAGGTTTAACTTTGAACCTAGGCTTTCGAGGAATTAGTAGCGAGGTTTCCAGAAAAGTATTGGTTCTTGAAGATGGTGTCCCTGTCTCCCTCAATCCTTATGGCGAGCCTGAAATGTATTACGTACCTTCTATAGAAAGAATGGAAAGGATTGAAGTCGTTAAAGGTTCGGGTTCCATTTTATTTGGGCCATCGACTATTGGTGGAGTTGTGAATTTTGTCACTCGAAGACCACCCATTGAACCCACTCTGACATCTACTACAATTGGCGGAGAGAATGGATACTTCTCACAATACCTCGCTTACGGTGGAACATTTGGCAATACTGGTTTCGACATATCTGTTCTTAGAAAACAAGGAGACGGATTTAGAGATCATCAATCATTTTTTGTCAATGAAGTAAACCTTAAGACTATCACGCAATTGAATGAGAAGCATGCATTCACAACCAAGATTGGAATGCATCAACAAGAAGCTAACATAACTTATATTGGTCAAACAACAGCGCAATTTTGGAACAACCCAAAATTCAATGCTGCTGAACAAGATGTTCGCGAAATCGAAAGATACCAAACTGTTTTGGGTCATGAATATACTATATCAGATAAAGCAAGAGTTGTCACAAAATTCTACGCGAATCAAACAAAACGAAATTGGGCAAGACAAAACTACAGCCGTAATGTCAGACTTGGTGAGAGAAAACCATCCGATACCGTAGCTGAATATGATTCAGAACCATATGGAGATCGCGTCGGTGACACTGTATGGATGCGCGGAGCCAATGCCTTTCGTAATCGAAGATATCGATCTTTGGGTCTTGAGACAAAATTGGAATTGGATTTTGATCTGCTCTCCATGAACCATCAGATTGATATGGGAGCTCGTTACCACTACGATTATGCTGAAGCACAACTTTTGACTGGACCGCTAACTCCTGATTATGCGATCTGGCCAAATAATGATCTAAGTCGGACTCCAACTCTAATCTCTTCGCCATATAGCTTAGCAAAATCTGGAGAACTTCGTGATGATGAAGTGAGACAGGCAAAGGCACTTGCCGTGTTTATTCAAGATAGAATTGGAATCACCGATCGCTTTGCAATTATCCCAGGTGTTCGTCACGAGACTATTTCGCAGACAAGACTGATCCGACGCAGAAGAGCCAATTTCAATCCTGATACTTTTGCAGTATCTGGGAATACGGTTGCGCAAATTGACCGAGAAGGTAAAAATCAAACTTCTGTCGTAATACCTGGATTCGGAACCACTTACGATATCACTCGTGATTTTACTTGGTTTGCTGGAGTCCATAAAGGATTCGCGCCAGCAAGATACGAATCCGCAATAAGTCCAGATGGAGAAGACATCGCACTTAAGCCCGAAACATCTTGGAATTATGAGTCTGGCGTTCGGGGAAAACTTACCAAATACTATCAAGTTCAACTAACAGGATATATGCTGGATTTTAATGATCAAATTATAAACTCTTCAGCTGCAGGTGGAAATTTCGGATCCAGACCTGTCAATGCCGGTCGTAGCATCCACAAAGGTGTGGAAGTAGATATGGTTTTTGATTTTGGAAAATTCAATGGAATCAAATGGGATATTCCTTTTGAAGTAATCTATTCAAGAAATGAAGCAAAATCGAATCAGTATACATATAACTTAAAAGCCTTGTTGGATGGAAATCTAGATCCTAGGCAGCAAGTAGATACAAATGGAAATATGTTGCCTTATGTTTCGAGAGATGTTGTGTCCATTTCTCTTGGAACTAAAGCACCTAACGGATTCTATGTTCGTGGAGAGTGGCAATACTTTTCCAAGCAATACCATGATTTAGAAAATACAAATACTTTCTATGGTTATGACCGCTATGCTGCAGCTAGTTCCGATATAGCAAGAACAGGAACCTATCTAGGTTATGCCTCCGATGCGAACGGATTGAACGGAGTCATTCCTGCTCATGAATTGGTTCATATTTCGATTGGACTTCAAAAAGAAACTTGGTCGATTTTCTTGGTTGCAAAAAATATTCTGGATCGCAAATACATATCTTCGAGATTGCCAGAAGGAATTCAACCAGGTCCTTTTAGACAGGTGAATCTTGGTTTAAGCTTGTATCTCTAA